The bacterium genomic sequence ATTGGGCATCTGCAGAATCAAAAGCTCACCATGAAGGCCTTGGGCCTGCGGCGAATCAGGCAGAGCGTGGTTCACCGCGACACGCCGCAGATCCGCGGCATGCTGGCCAAAGTGAAGCATTTGGTAACCGTTGAACAAATCTAAGCACGTCTTTACACCGGAATCGGCACATCATGGACTTATCCAGTTTGAAGTACGCCAAAGGCTCACACAAGAAGGCC encodes the following:
- the rpmD gene encoding 50S ribosomal protein L30 produces the protein MSTEKKLKVTQIRSVIGHLQNQKLTMKALGLRRIRQSVVHRDTPQIRGMLAKVKHLVTVEQI